A genome region from Myxococcales bacterium includes the following:
- a CDS encoding alpha/beta hydrolase, whose protein sequence is MRTRLFIPGWGGSGPDHWQTRWQAQLRGARRVELPAVFAPERDPWIEAIDRAVVRALAQTGQPPVLIAHSLGCIAVAAWAEGHARPIAGAMLVAPPDCEHASATAALRGFAPMPRSPLRFPTLVVTSDDDPYIEAARAVALAADWGAEFEVVPGAGHINAASGHGDWPEGLALLRQLVSQRAA, encoded by the coding sequence ATGCGCACGCGCCTGTTCATCCCCGGCTGGGGCGGCTCCGGCCCCGATCACTGGCAGACCCGCTGGCAGGCCCAGCTGCGCGGGGCGCGCCGGGTCGAGCTGCCCGCGGTGTTCGCGCCCGAGCGCGATCCGTGGATCGAGGCGATCGATCGCGCGGTGGTGCGCGCGCTGGCCCAGACCGGCCAGCCGCCGGTGCTGATCGCGCACTCGCTCGGGTGCATCGCGGTGGCGGCGTGGGCCGAGGGGCACGCGCGCCCGATCGCCGGGGCCATGCTGGTCGCGCCGCCCGACTGCGAGCACGCGAGCGCGACGGCGGCGCTGCGCGGCTTCGCGCCGATGCCGCGGAGCCCGCTGCGGTTCCCGACGCTGGTGGTGACCTCCGACGACGATCCGTACATCGAGGCGGCCCGCGCGGTCGCGCTCGCGGCGGACTGGGGCGCGGAGTTCGAGGTGGTGCCCGGCGCCGGCCACATCAACGCCGCCTCGGGCCACGGCGACTGGCCCGAGGGGCTGGCGCTGCTGCGCCAGCTCGTGAGCCAGCGCGCGGCGTGA
- a CDS encoding DEAD/DEAH box helicase — protein sequence MSAPSAADLELAFVDRFFWSQGREPYPVQERAITAIIGGQSVLVTVPTGTGKTMMAKAGIFAALARGQKVVYTTPLRALTEEKFRELSVDFGEEHVGFATGDYKINRSAPIQVEVAEILWNRIVGEKNVCPADLVIMDEGHYLNDPERGYVWEQSIIGLDPRSQLVVLSATVGHPERFCHWVELTRKVKMLSIDSRERRIPLEHQFREELLIDVVKGLAHSGDVPAIIFCFGRELCFEVARLLKSCRRFTTDAEKDEIDKRCDAALLPSGVAKELRPLLTHGIGIHHAGILPRYKQLVEELTLERKLRFVVSTETIAAGINLPARTVVFPALRKVIKKEPRLVTPAEFHQMAGRAGRPQFDDRGLAIALAPEQITVDLRKELKLAGKRGAIDEVKIKKTVYGRARNDAQRTGELIWTPESHADLVNGEPAELRSKTKITAEQVLAIGLPDLTTHRLPGQVVPADAPPLEPVDAIEASLPPSMRLNVVTVIDHLLTDERTRKELHKTLAMLVDNLRAIGVLDLAGRQVGGQMIKELQGMDGLFVYYLLRNEQLDYEDYRGVVELLVDHDAVQRILDRKGDDKKREWCRTRLRELRDANPQAAWEDAEADWDRDHPYVPSRMEEALGRFCALVPHPEIHGGKKQKRIWSIMDDEQQGFLDFVLREGLEHEEGSLFSYLVRCMNTARKLGEASQLEQFTELSERIKACLGRVDERF from the coding sequence GTGAGCGCTCCCTCCGCCGCCGATCTCGAGCTCGCGTTCGTCGACCGCTTCTTCTGGTCGCAGGGGCGCGAGCCGTACCCGGTCCAGGAGCGGGCGATCACCGCGATCATCGGCGGCCAGAGCGTGCTGGTGACGGTGCCGACCGGCACCGGCAAGACGATGATGGCCAAGGCCGGCATCTTCGCGGCGCTCGCGCGCGGGCAGAAGGTGGTCTACACGACGCCGCTGCGGGCGCTGACCGAGGAGAAGTTCCGCGAGCTGTCGGTCGACTTCGGCGAGGAGCACGTCGGCTTCGCCACCGGCGACTACAAGATCAACCGCTCGGCGCCGATCCAGGTCGAGGTCGCCGAGATCCTGTGGAACCGGATCGTCGGTGAGAAGAACGTGTGCCCGGCCGATCTGGTGATCATGGACGAGGGCCACTACCTCAACGATCCCGAGCGCGGCTACGTCTGGGAGCAGTCGATCATCGGGCTCGATCCACGGTCGCAGCTGGTGGTGCTGTCGGCGACGGTCGGCCACCCCGAGCGCTTCTGTCACTGGGTCGAGCTGACGCGCAAGGTCAAGATGCTGTCGATCGACTCGCGCGAGCGCCGCATCCCGCTCGAGCACCAGTTCCGCGAGGAGCTGCTGATCGACGTGGTCAAGGGCCTGGCGCACTCGGGCGACGTGCCGGCGATCATCTTCTGCTTCGGCCGCGAGCTGTGCTTCGAGGTCGCGCGGCTGCTCAAGAGCTGCCGGCGGTTCACGACCGACGCCGAGAAGGACGAGATCGACAAGCGCTGCGACGCGGCGCTCCTGCCCAGCGGCGTCGCCAAGGAGCTGCGGCCGCTGCTGACCCACGGCATCGGCATCCACCACGCCGGGATCCTGCCGCGCTACAAGCAGCTGGTCGAGGAGCTGACCCTCGAGCGCAAGCTGCGGTTCGTCGTGTCGACCGAGACGATCGCCGCCGGGATCAACCTGCCGGCGCGCACGGTCGTCTTCCCGGCGCTGCGCAAGGTCATCAAGAAGGAGCCGCGGCTGGTGACCCCGGCCGAGTTCCACCAGATGGCGGGCCGGGCCGGGCGGCCGCAGTTCGACGATCGCGGCCTGGCGATCGCGCTGGCGCCCGAGCAGATCACCGTCGATCTGCGCAAGGAGCTCAAGCTGGCCGGTAAGCGCGGCGCGATCGACGAGGTCAAGATCAAGAAGACCGTCTACGGCCGGGCCAGGAACGACGCCCAGCGGACCGGCGAGCTGATCTGGACGCCCGAGAGCCACGCCGACCTCGTCAACGGCGAGCCGGCCGAGCTGCGCAGCAAGACCAAGATCACCGCCGAGCAGGTGCTGGCGATCGGCCTGCCCGATCTGACGACGCACCGCCTGCCGGGCCAGGTCGTGCCGGCCGACGCGCCGCCGCTCGAGCCGGTCGACGCGATCGAGGCGTCGCTGCCGCCGTCGATGCGGCTCAACGTCGTGACCGTGATCGATCACCTGCTGACCGACGAGCGCACCCGCAAGGAGCTGCACAAGACCCTGGCGATGCTGGTCGACAACCTGCGCGCGATCGGCGTGCTCGACCTTGCCGGGCGCCAGGTCGGCGGCCAGATGATCAAGGAGCTGCAGGGGATGGACGGGCTGTTCGTCTACTACCTGCTGCGCAACGAGCAGCTCGACTACGAGGACTACCGCGGCGTGGTCGAGCTCCTCGTCGATCACGACGCGGTCCAGCGCATCCTCGATCGCAAGGGCGACGACAAGAAGCGCGAGTGGTGCCGGACCCGGCTGCGCGAGCTGCGCGACGCCAACCCCCAGGCGGCGTGGGAGGACGCCGAGGCCGACTGGGATCGCGATCACCCGTACGTGCCGAGCCGGATGGAGGAGGCGCTGGGGCGGTTCTGCGCGCTCGTGCCGCACCCGGAGATCCACGGCGGCAAGAAGCAGAAGCGGATCTGGTCGATCATGGACGACGAGCAGCAGGGCTTCCTCGACTTCGTCCTGCGCGAGGGCCTCGAGCACGAGGAGGGCAGCCTGTTCTCGTACCTGGTGCGGTGCATGAACACCGCGCGCAAGCTGGGCGAGGCGTCGCAGCTCGAGCAGTTCACCGAGCTGTCCGAGCGCATCAAGGCCTGCCTGGGCCGCGTCGACGAGCGGTTCTGA
- a CDS encoding cation transporter has product MSAAADRPQDERALRLSLAIYVVAMIAKLAAWWWTGVMALLAEGLHTLSDVFVTGFLLLAVRWSRRQADDVHVYGYGRAQYIGALVAAVLFVSFTAFELYREGITRLVGHEVAHPAQDVPIALVVLGGSMLLGAWPLVALVRQRQRGAAARAQLLELINDQLGLAAALVGTVLVLEGVPAADPIASIVVATIILVNGVHLFRENLSYLLGRAPAADELARIEATIRATPGVRGVHRLRAEQLAPASRHVDLHVEVARGISIEAANDIAEEVTRRIAALTAGPNFVSVHVDPERPHELLGKNASA; this is encoded by the coding sequence ATGAGCGCCGCCGCTGATCGCCCCCAGGACGAGCGCGCGCTGCGGCTGTCGCTCGCGATCTACGTCGTCGCGATGATCGCCAAGCTGGCCGCGTGGTGGTGGACCGGGGTGATGGCGCTCCTGGCCGAGGGCCTGCACACGCTCTCGGACGTGTTCGTGACCGGGTTCCTGCTGCTGGCCGTGCGGTGGTCGCGGCGCCAGGCCGACGACGTCCACGTCTACGGCTACGGCCGGGCCCAGTACATCGGCGCGCTGGTGGCGGCGGTGCTGTTCGTGTCGTTCACCGCGTTCGAGCTCTACCGCGAGGGCATCACCCGCCTGGTCGGCCACGAGGTCGCGCACCCGGCCCAGGACGTGCCGATCGCGCTGGTCGTCCTCGGCGGCTCGATGCTGCTCGGCGCGTGGCCGCTGGTGGCGCTCGTGCGCCAGCGTCAGCGCGGCGCCGCGGCCCGGGCCCAGCTGCTCGAGCTGATCAACGATCAGCTCGGCCTCGCCGCGGCGCTGGTCGGCACGGTGCTGGTGCTCGAGGGCGTGCCCGCGGCCGATCCGATCGCGTCGATCGTCGTGGCGACGATCATCCTGGTCAACGGCGTCCACCTGTTCCGCGAGAACCTGTCGTACCTGCTCGGCCGCGCGCCGGCCGCCGACGAGCTGGCCCGGATCGAGGCCACGATCCGCGCCACGCCTGGGGTCCGCGGCGTCCACCGCCTGCGGGCCGAGCAGCTGGCGCCGGCCAGCCGCCATGTCGATCTGCACGTCGAGGTCGCCCGCGGGATCTCGATCGAGGCGGCCAACGACATCGCCGAGGAGGTCACCCGGCGGATCGCGGCGCTCACCGCCGGCCCCAACTTCGTCTCGGTCCACGTCGATCCCGAGCGGCCCCACGAGCTGCTCGGCAAGAACGCCAGCGCGTGA
- a CDS encoding FecR domain-containing protein codes for MTTDRDDDVLEQNLTTLLAGAGPEAPSPEARARMRARLLARHGHDRPRRSPVAIAGWGLVAAAAGAMVIANVVGGGGGGGDGRTISAPTTPGAKADAIVLADGSKAELGAGGSLTELGPRRVRVEGAVLLDVAPGQGTFQVETRGGQLSVLGTRFLVEALADRTTTSVLRGVVALRSGGAEEVLHAGEQGVMQQGVRPTRGPAPRLSHLVSWVAERRRKDERPDAGPMRSGALVARNPAWQDQEFPLPMSAFTLDVHLENQVARVALDQTFHNPQDQTLEGVYKFALPPGAAVSRLAMYVDGKLMESAVVERMAARRIYEDIVYQRRDPALLEQMGASKVSMRIFPLPPHQDKRVVLAYTQPLARTYDDLTLTVPLPELDQPVGEVAMQVNVIGCAACEITSPSHAVDVRAVGADAAVSYRATKATLGDSLVLRVRQPAPAVAVATTIADAQRYVLVRARPTMPTAAVAARPSRWIILDDTSASRGPTELRAQAALVDHLIDDIDEHDQVMVIAFDATHRRFGPWRDAMAIDRRALAEFLGRDAGLGETDLAEALAGAVTLLDGQPGYVVYVGDGTATGERRTIDELRDAIAGKATFIGLGVGDGADLTTLSALADATGGLASAIDLGDDLAWRSLDLVASLYTTRVTGLTATLDGPGPDAVALLRSHQVAAGEDIELVVRAPARDDVRAVTLRGDAGGQPWSQTITLASAARAPGDGGYLPRLWAQRRLEALVTAGDRALAPCASTPCPTDEERAIAAYHARKREMVALGTEHFLLSQHTSLIVLENDAMYAQYGVRKGTGATWAPYALPATIAATAVAPVPVATAPVWRLPLAWRYEDGGGAAFGLDALAGGLAGEESFGTIGLGVRGTIGHGSGTGSGYGFGGTGFGRGGGGKAAATAAGTEEAKVGKKDRADAPMPVEHAAMDDGDRESAGAALEDPQDNRTKSSGDYKPTDVVAALDVTEADKAGDRAGADTGAVTTATPTMPSGSASAAQPPAPPPARAEAEPASGPPVARTRSVGRASDRTTAISQPLAQRQQATWRYYNDGRLMPIALASSGDWRIDDLTLWLPGLARTPYDDAAEVLEQRAGGAAGTVAPDAAEVLTRARAALAPGRWQWGSDPEVTIDGRGRLGVHRTLDTGVEETQVYDGSTLAFRYPQFGVGVDRLVGDHEPALLATLTPLVPPRPAQLARFYRVTKLGDRQLALAPVAGGATVRMTLTADGVIGELAEVDGAEVRVLQTARRSADGWAVTTGGRTLVARYHADPAATVDDAGPATVAVELPLAPLALARQQAAAATAGSDAWRHLQHQRAATALALGIPAELAAIAGELVSAGALAPAELALVSGGARWIDAATLRRALGTQTGAVVDHLRLVSAGRDALAKLATTDGPVGLIAAHRLVLTAVDRGDRKAALAAFRALADRGRGEVLRTIAGIRMATAFAWDDPAVVSALDTIAVGPYRNQIRQEAAYLASYRGRTGTAAERWIALMTDVDLAAAPPTIDYQAYSMVVGSARGQLGWTQALTAWRQRVLTSDRLDHVLAFVRAAAMTPGDDLDAGLDRALALAGDDVDTVGGLYALAVNAGRAAKAQAILDGALARRPGHPALLRLASATAEQVGDPGKAAALLDRAMTGEADQPVALAQLQADYTRLIALHGQLARAATGASRDAEVAAALAAGRDWRAMDPDNAQRERALAELLLAVGQDDEAWRYLSSPIDRAPREGTSFQGAAEVLERAGKLDQARGLWRRAFAIDATNPTWLQRQAMTELAQGDKAAARVTVQKILDRTWHVRWDGVRWWAQDARRSL; via the coding sequence ATGACCACCGATCGCGACGACGACGTCCTCGAGCAGAACCTGACCACGCTCCTCGCCGGCGCCGGCCCCGAGGCGCCCAGCCCCGAGGCCCGGGCCCGCATGCGCGCGCGCCTGCTGGCCCGCCACGGCCACGACCGGCCGCGGCGATCGCCGGTGGCGATCGCCGGCTGGGGCCTGGTGGCCGCGGCCGCGGGCGCGATGGTGATCGCGAACGTCGTGGGCGGCGGCGGCGGCGGCGGCGACGGGCGCACGATCAGCGCGCCGACCACGCCGGGCGCCAAGGCCGACGCGATCGTCCTGGCCGACGGCAGCAAGGCCGAGCTCGGCGCCGGCGGCTCGCTCACCGAGCTGGGGCCGCGTCGGGTCCGGGTCGAGGGCGCGGTGCTGCTCGACGTGGCGCCGGGCCAGGGCACGTTCCAGGTCGAGACCCGCGGCGGCCAGCTGTCGGTGCTCGGCACCCGGTTCCTGGTCGAGGCCCTGGCCGACCGCACGACCACGTCGGTCCTGCGCGGCGTGGTCGCGCTGCGCTCGGGCGGGGCCGAGGAGGTGCTCCACGCCGGCGAGCAGGGCGTGATGCAGCAGGGCGTGCGGCCGACCCGGGGCCCGGCGCCGCGCCTGTCGCACCTGGTGAGCTGGGTCGCCGAGCGTCGCCGCAAGGACGAGCGGCCCGACGCCGGGCCGATGCGCTCGGGCGCGCTGGTGGCGCGCAACCCGGCTTGGCAGGACCAGGAGTTCCCGCTGCCGATGAGCGCGTTCACCCTCGACGTCCACCTCGAGAACCAGGTGGCGCGGGTCGCGCTCGACCAGACCTTCCACAACCCGCAGGATCAGACGCTCGAGGGCGTCTACAAGTTCGCGCTGCCGCCGGGCGCGGCGGTGTCGCGGCTGGCGATGTACGTCGACGGCAAGCTGATGGAGTCGGCGGTCGTCGAGCGCATGGCCGCGCGCCGGATCTACGAGGACATCGTCTACCAGCGGCGCGATCCGGCGCTGCTCGAGCAGATGGGCGCGAGCAAGGTGTCGATGCGGATCTTCCCGCTGCCGCCGCACCAGGACAAGCGCGTCGTGCTGGCGTACACGCAGCCGCTCGCGCGCACGTACGACGACCTGACCTTGACCGTGCCGCTGCCCGAGCTCGATCAGCCGGTCGGCGAGGTCGCGATGCAGGTCAACGTGATCGGCTGCGCGGCGTGCGAGATCACCTCGCCCAGCCACGCGGTCGACGTGCGCGCGGTCGGCGCGGACGCCGCCGTGAGCTACCGCGCGACCAAGGCCACGCTCGGCGACTCGCTGGTGCTGCGCGTGCGCCAGCCCGCGCCGGCGGTGGCGGTCGCGACGACGATCGCCGACGCCCAGCGCTACGTGCTGGTCCGCGCGCGCCCGACGATGCCGACCGCGGCCGTGGCCGCGCGGCCGAGCCGCTGGATCATCCTCGACGACACCAGCGCCTCGCGCGGCCCGACCGAGCTGCGCGCGCAGGCCGCGCTGGTCGATCACCTGATCGACGACATCGACGAGCACGACCAGGTGATGGTGATCGCGTTCGACGCGACCCATCGGCGGTTCGGGCCGTGGCGCGACGCGATGGCGATCGATCGCCGGGCGCTGGCCGAGTTCCTCGGCCGGGACGCGGGCCTCGGCGAGACCGACCTGGCCGAGGCGCTGGCCGGCGCGGTCACGCTGCTCGACGGGCAGCCCGGGTACGTGGTCTACGTCGGTGATGGCACCGCCACCGGCGAGCGCCGCACGATCGACGAGCTGCGCGACGCGATCGCCGGCAAGGCCACGTTCATCGGCCTCGGCGTCGGCGACGGCGCCGACCTGACGACCCTGTCGGCGCTGGCCGACGCGACCGGCGGGCTCGCCAGCGCGATCGATCTGGGCGACGACCTGGCGTGGCGCTCGCTCGATCTGGTGGCGTCGCTGTACACGACCCGCGTGACCGGGCTGACCGCGACCCTCGACGGGCCCGGCCCCGACGCGGTCGCGCTCCTGCGCAGCCACCAGGTCGCGGCCGGCGAGGACATCGAGCTGGTCGTGCGCGCGCCGGCCCGGGACGACGTCCGCGCGGTCACGCTGCGCGGCGACGCCGGCGGCCAGCCGTGGTCGCAGACGATCACGCTCGCCAGCGCCGCGCGCGCGCCCGGCGACGGCGGCTACCTGCCGCGGCTGTGGGCTCAGCGGCGGCTCGAGGCGCTGGTGACCGCGGGCGATCGCGCCCTGGCGCCGTGCGCGAGCACGCCGTGCCCGACCGACGAGGAGCGCGCGATCGCGGCCTACCACGCGCGCAAGCGCGAGATGGTCGCGCTCGGCACCGAGCACTTCCTGCTGTCGCAGCACACCTCGCTGATCGTCCTCGAGAACGACGCGATGTACGCGCAGTACGGCGTGCGCAAGGGCACCGGCGCGACCTGGGCGCCGTACGCGCTGCCGGCGACGATCGCCGCGACCGCGGTGGCGCCGGTCCCGGTCGCGACCGCGCCGGTGTGGCGGCTGCCGCTGGCGTGGCGCTACGAGGACGGCGGCGGCGCTGCGTTCGGCCTGGACGCCCTCGCCGGTGGGCTCGCGGGCGAGGAGTCGTTCGGGACCATCGGCCTGGGCGTGCGTGGCACGATCGGCCACGGCAGCGGTACGGGCAGCGGCTATGGCTTCGGCGGCACCGGCTTCGGCCGCGGCGGCGGCGGCAAGGCCGCGGCCACGGCCGCTGGGACCGAGGAGGCCAAGGTCGGCAAGAAGGACCGCGCCGATGCGCCGATGCCGGTCGAGCACGCGGCCATGGACGATGGCGATCGCGAGTCGGCCGGCGCGGCGCTGGAGGATCCGCAGGACAACCGGACGAAGAGCTCGGGCGACTACAAGCCGACCGACGTCGTCGCCGCGCTCGACGTCACCGAGGCCGACAAGGCCGGCGATCGCGCCGGGGCTGACACCGGGGCGGTCACGACCGCGACCCCGACGATGCCGAGCGGGAGCGCGAGCGCGGCCCAGCCGCCGGCGCCGCCGCCGGCGCGCGCCGAGGCCGAGCCCGCCAGCGGTCCGCCCGTCGCGCGGACCCGGAGCGTCGGCCGCGCCAGCGACCGCACGACCGCGATCAGCCAGCCACTCGCGCAGCGCCAGCAGGCGACGTGGCGCTACTACAACGACGGTCGGCTGATGCCGATCGCCCTGGCGTCCAGCGGTGACTGGCGCATCGACGATCTCACGCTGTGGCTGCCCGGCCTGGCGCGCACGCCGTACGACGACGCCGCCGAGGTGCTCGAGCAGCGGGCCGGCGGCGCCGCCGGCACGGTCGCGCCCGACGCGGCCGAGGTCCTGACCCGCGCCCGCGCCGCGCTGGCGCCCGGGCGCTGGCAGTGGGGCAGCGACCCCGAGGTGACGATCGACGGTCGCGGTCGCCTGGGCGTCCACCGCACCCTCGACACCGGCGTCGAGGAGACGCAGGTCTACGACGGCAGCACGCTGGCGTTCCGCTATCCGCAGTTCGGCGTCGGGGTCGATCGCCTGGTCGGTGATCACGAGCCGGCGCTGCTGGCGACGCTGACGCCGCTGGTGCCGCCGCGGCCCGCGCAGCTGGCGCGGTTCTACCGGGTCACCAAGCTCGGCGATCGGCAGCTGGCGTTGGCGCCGGTGGCCGGCGGCGCGACCGTGCGCATGACGCTCACCGCCGACGGCGTGATCGGCGAGCTGGCCGAGGTGGACGGCGCCGAGGTGCGCGTGCTCCAGACCGCGCGCCGGAGCGCCGACGGCTGGGCCGTGACCACCGGCGGACGCACGCTGGTGGCGCGCTACCACGCCGACCCGGCGGCCACCGTCGACGACGCCGGGCCGGCCACGGTCGCGGTCGAGCTGCCGCTGGCGCCGCTGGCCCTCGCGCGCCAGCAGGCGGCGGCCGCGACCGCCGGCTCCGACGCGTGGCGGCACCTCCAGCACCAGCGCGCCGCCACCGCGCTCGCGCTCGGCATCCCGGCCGAGCTGGCCGCGATCGCGGGCGAGCTCGTGAGCGCCGGGGCGCTGGCCCCCGCCGAGCTGGCGCTGGTCAGCGGCGGCGCGCGCTGGATCGACGCGGCGACCCTGCGCCGCGCGCTCGGCACCCAGACCGGCGCCGTGGTCGACCACCTGCGCCTGGTCAGCGCCGGCCGCGACGCGCTCGCGAAGCTGGCGACGACCGACGGACCCGTCGGCCTGATCGCCGCCCACCGGCTGGTGCTGACCGCGGTGGACCGCGGCGATCGCAAGGCCGCGCTGGCGGCGTTCCGCGCCCTGGCCGATCGCGGCCGCGGCGAGGTGCTGCGCACGATCGCCGGCATCCGCATGGCCACCGCGTTCGCGTGGGACGACCCGGCGGTGGTGAGCGCGCTCGACACGATCGCCGTGGGCCCGTACCGCAACCAGATCCGGCAGGAGGCCGCGTACCTGGCGAGCTACCGCGGCCGCACCGGCACCGCCGCCGAGCGCTGGATCGCGCTCATGACCGACGTCGACCTGGCCGCGGCCCCGCCGACGATCGACTACCAGGCCTACAGCATGGTGGTCGGCAGCGCCCGCGGCCAGCTCGGCTGGACCCAGGCGCTGACCGCGTGGCGGCAGCGCGTGCTCACCAGCGATCGCCTCGACCACGTGCTGGCGTTCGTCCGCGCGGCGGCGATGACCCCCGGCGACGATCTCGACGCGGGCCTCGATCGCGCGCTCGCGCTGGCCGGCGACGACGTCGACACCGTCGGCGGCCTGTACGCGCTCGCGGTCAACGCCGGCCGCGCCGCCAAGGCCCAGGCGATCCTCGACGGTGCGCTCGCGCGCCGGCCCGGCCACCCGGCGCTCCTGCGCCTGGCCAGCGCGACCGCCGAGCAGGTCGGCGATCCCGGCAAGGCGGCCGCGCTGCTCGACCGCGCGATGACCGGCGAGGCCGACCAGCCGGTCGCGCTGGCGCAGCTGCAGGCCGACTACACCCGGCTGATCGCCCTGCACGGGCAGCTCGCGCGCGCCGCCACCGGCGCGAGCCGCGACGCCGAGGTGGCCGCGGCGCTGGCCGCCGGCCGCGACTGGCGCGCGATGGATCCCGACAACGCCCAGCGCGAGCGCGCGCTGGCCGAGCTGTTGCTCGCGGTCGGCCAGGACGACGAGGCGTGGCGCTACCTGTCGTCGCCGATCGATCGGGCGCCGCGCGAGGGCACGTCGTTCCAGGGCGCGGCCGAGGTGCTCGAGCGCGCCGGCAAGCTCGACCAGGCGCGAGGCCTGTGGCGGCGGGCGTTCGCGATCGACGCGACCAACCCGACCTGGTTGCAGCGCCAGGCCATGACCGAGCTGGCCCAGGGCGACAAGGCCGCGGCCCGCGTCACCGTGCAGAAGATCCTCGACCGCACGTGGCACGTGCGCTGGGACGGCGTGCGCTGGTGGGCCCAGGACGCGCGGCGATCGCTGTAG
- a CDS encoding sigma-70 family RNA polymerase sigma factor, which produces MSLPLASVLTRLFRRGPDALLRAAAAGDKDALSRLYDEHVDGLYAFVFYRAGKDASLAEDIVQDTFAAALGRVDDYDPARGSLGSWLTTLSRNVIRDHLRHHRRADEVAARWDRIDASLAQIYDALARSPLPGDVIARAETRDLVNMTIAHLPEQYRTALASKYVDGKSLEDLAADLGVSVDAAKSLLARARRAFKETFSTLGHALSEVQP; this is translated from the coding sequence ATGAGCCTACCGCTTGCCAGCGTGCTGACACGCCTGTTTCGCCGCGGCCCGGACGCGCTCCTGCGCGCCGCCGCCGCCGGTGACAAGGACGCGCTCAGCCGCCTGTACGACGAGCACGTCGACGGCCTGTACGCGTTCGTGTTCTACCGCGCCGGCAAGGACGCCAGCCTGGCCGAGGACATCGTCCAGGACACCTTCGCGGCCGCGCTCGGCCGGGTCGACGACTACGATCCGGCGCGCGGCTCGCTCGGCTCGTGGCTGACGACGCTGTCGCGCAACGTGATCCGCGATCACCTGCGCCACCACCGCCGCGCCGACGAGGTCGCGGCCCGCTGGGATCGCATCGACGCGTCCCTGGCGCAGATCTACGACGCGCTGGCGCGGTCGCCGCTGCCGGGCGACGTGATCGCCCGGGCCGAGACCCGCGACCTCGTGAACATGACGATCGCCCACCTGCCGGAGCAGTACCGCACCGCGCTGGCGAGCAAGTACGTCGACGGCAAGAGCCTCGAAGACCTGGCGGCGGATCTGGGGGTGTCGGTCGACGCCGCCAAGTCGCTCCTGGCCCGGGCTCGCCGCGCCTTCAAGGAGACCTTCTCGACCCTGGGCCACGCGCTCAGCGAGGTGCAGCCATGA
- a CDS encoding Uma2 family endonuclease, whose translation MRAGLFHGEHVELVRGELVTMSPIGSAHSAVVTALTERLVRALAADLMVRSQQPLACADDSEPEPDLAIVARRSYREAHPAAAALVIEVAETSVDYDLGAKAALYAESEVDEYWVIDLMRRVVVVHRARDAGAWGSITTHPEGAPIVPAAVALPPLTLADLLRDA comes from the coding sequence GTGAGGGCGGGGCTGTTCCACGGCGAGCACGTGGAGCTGGTCCGGGGAGAGTTGGTGACGATGAGTCCGATCGGGAGCGCGCACAGCGCGGTGGTGACGGCGCTGACCGAACGCCTGGTGCGGGCCCTGGCGGCGGACCTCATGGTGCGCAGCCAGCAGCCGCTGGCGTGCGCGGACGACTCCGAGCCAGAGCCGGACCTGGCGATCGTCGCCCGGCGTTCGTACCGCGAGGCGCACCCCGCCGCCGCCGCGCTGGTGATCGAGGTGGCCGAGACCTCGGTCGACTACGACCTCGGCGCCAAGGCGGCGCTCTACGCCGAGAGCGAGGTCGATGAGTACTGGGTGATCGACCTGATGCGCCGCGTGGTGGTGGTGCACCGCGCGCGCGACGCCGGAGCCTGGGGCTCGATCACGACCCACCCCGAGGGCGCGCCGATCGTCCCGGCCGCAGTCGCGTTGCCGCCGCTGACCCTGGCCGATCTGCTGCGGGACGCGTAG
- the deoD gene encoding purine-nucleoside phosphorylase, with product MTVHLEAQPGDIAPVVLLPGDPLRAQFVAEQFLTGATCHNRVRNALGYTGRFRDHRVSVQSTGMGMPSCAIYAHELLADYGARVLIRIGTCGALQPDLELGDVVLAMSASTDSAMIRHRFGGMDYAPTASFELLRRAADLGATLPRPPRVGPVLTSDTFYAARDDWWKAWAEHGVLAAEMETAALYTLAAKAGARALSILTVSDHVLTGAHTTPAERQRGFARMVELALELAAQVA from the coding sequence ATGACCGTCCACCTCGAGGCCCAGCCCGGCGACATCGCGCCGGTCGTGCTCCTGCCCGGCGATCCGCTGCGCGCGCAGTTCGTCGCCGAGCAGTTCCTCACCGGCGCGACCTGCCACAACCGCGTGCGCAACGCGCTCGGCTACACCGGGCGCTTCCGCGACCACCGGGTGTCGGTGCAGAGCACCGGCATGGGCATGCCGTCGTGCGCGATCTACGCCCACGAGCTCCTCGCCGACTACGGCGCGCGCGTGCTGATCCGCATCGGCACCTGCGGCGCGCTGCAGCCCGACCTCGAGCTCGGCGACGTGGTGCTGGCGATGAGCGCGTCGACCGACTCGGCGATGATCCGCCATCGCTTCGGCGGCATGGACTACGCGCCGACCGCGAGCTTCGAGCTGCTGCGCCGCGCCGCCGACCTCGGCGCCACCCTGCCGCGCCCGCCCCGGGTCGGGCCGGTCCTCACCAGCGACACGTTCTACGCCGCGCGCGACGACTGGTGGAAGGCCTGGGCCGAGCACGGCGTGCTCGCCGCCGAGATGGAGACGGCCGCGCTCTACACGCTCGCCGCGAAGGCCGGCGCCCGCGCGCTGTCGATCCTCACCGTCAGCGATCACGTCCTCACCGGCGCCCACACCACGCCCGCCGAGCGCCAGCGCGGCTTCGCGCGCATGGTCGAGCTGGCCCTCGAGCTGGCGGCCCAGGTCGCGTAG